CTAATTCTCTGCACACACCTCCTTTTAGCTACTGGTAATACCAAGACCGACTGGAAAAAGTTTTGATGTTCATAGGAAACTCtgtgattaaaatgaaaagaaagataacCAGACCTGGATCAcaaatctctcttcttttcctattcCCAACAACAATGGTTTCACATGAAGTTAGGCAACTACTAGATTTGTTCCTACGTATGTTATTatggttcttttaaaaagaaggcatATTTGAGGTGAATCTTAGTATTTAATtacataaagaaggaagaaaactagCATTATACTTACAGATAGATTTACTTGTGATTCTTTCTCCTTGGCCCTAAAGGCATACTTATGTCAATGAAATGGAACGTGTACCTATTTTTGAAGGAGTGGAGGTAGTGGCATCGGGGACAGATGAGGAAGGACTATCGACTCAATATTGTGGTTATCAGGTTTCAAAGACTCTAAAATTATCTCAGGTgatcaaattatttcaaaacttagCAATAAAAACGGTGGTAAGcaaactcattcattcagttCTTTCCGTGCATATTCAGGTTTACATACATGTGCAGATGTACCAGTGTTGTCACATTTTAAGAagggaattttgaaaaatttagcaCTGTGCATATTATCTGCATATGCAAGATGAATgacaaatgagaaattttaaacaaacactGTGTTTATTTAAACCAGTCCCTATAGGATCATACTTCAAAATGTGTaatcatggaaaataaaaacagctgaACACATCAGGGTTGAATTTTAGTGTCTTATTTCTAAGTTAAAACTCTCCCACATTCTAATTTCTACAGTCATGCTCTATCTTTTTAACCTGTTTGGGTTAAGAGCAAACATGATAAATAGCTGATCTTAACATATTTTCCCCCCAAAGTTAGTAGCTCTCAAAAGGTTGAAATTCAGTCCAGCTGGATTACTAAAGATGACCAGTTGTCTGGCTGACTCAATCCCTCCCTTGGCTACAGAGAACTATCTAGAGTAATGGTACCTTCTGATGGCCTGCCAGGGGAACTTTAAGACCTAAAATTTATTCTGTCATCTTCTTTCCTCTTATGTAAGTGGTTAGGAgttgggaagaagagaaagacaagCAAATCAGAATCATCTCAGAAACTTTATAAAACTATACATGCCTTTGTGCCACCACCACTCCAGAAAGGGGAAGAATGTCAtagtgggtgttttttttttttttttaaaggttctgCACAGGTGAGGCTGATAAGCTTGACTTGCATCCCTACTTCAATCTCTCTTGAGAAACATGGTTTGAAGAATATAGGTTTAACAACAGGAGGCTGAGGAGTCAGAGCCACCATGTGCTTTGTCTGAAACTCTTACCATATTAATAGCTTGATTAATTTCACTTCAGGCAAGTTCTCACACAAATCCGCCAACCCCATTCAACATTCTCCTCTGGGCACTTCTCTGCTAGTAGCTCAGTAACTCTGGGAAACACTATTCCTATCTCCATcccaattataaattaaaaattaaaacctaatCAAGATGGAGTCCCTACAGAGCAGTATTAGTGATATATCTGCAGCCAGGAAAAGGGAAAGCTATTAGttgaatagaaaatataaaattatatattaaccTCCTTCAAAATACCCACTCGTttccttcaaatttaaaaaatagactgtCATCAACTCTTTCTCAAATTAAATCTAGTTTTCCTATATATAGTTTTCcgtttttgaaaaacagaaaaagttctttttgttttatcacTACTATGATAGCACTTTTAGTTATCATTTTTCATTACAATTTAATGTTTTAGCCACTTTACATACTAAATATTTTCTGTGGCTTCACTTAAATActacatagatttttttcttccacaggAAAATATGTTCTGAATTCAACATCTCCAATTTACAAATTTTTGAGCCCTTATATTAATAACATGGCACTTGTATAAACTGTACTAACCATTTCTTCTGGTGCAGCAGTAGCTGCTGATCCTGCACCAAGAAGAGAAACGGGAACGTGAACAGAAGACGCGGAAGTGGCCCCAGCAGAAGTCATGGAAGCAGCAGAGGGAACGGTGGTCGCGCTGGCCACTGCAGGTGGCGATGGCAGCAGCGGAGATGCAACCACTACAGGTATCTGGGGAGCCGAAGGGTCCAAATGAACAGGAAGTTCTTTTCCTTGTACACCAGGACcatattcttcctttttattatttatggagTCTATCCCTATAAATCACAAATTGATTCCATTAAAATTCTTCCAAGTTAGGATTACTATTATCCTCCAAACAATGAAAACACATAATGGCTAAAGTTTGGTCCTAACAAAGGTTTAGATATTTGTCATACACTACATTGGATACAATGTTCAGTTAATACAGTCTGTCACTATTAACTGTTAAAGTCAGCATTAACCAGTGAAGACTTCAGACCACTTTCCTCACACGTGAAAGctaataaatgatttatttttatataaaagataaaaataaattatgtactCAGCTGGGACCCCAGGTAAGTAGAGTGTACCGGCATCACAACTATTACAATACTGTGGTCTCACTGAGCCTAAAGATTCATGTTCTTTCACATTATTTCAAATAACTATCCTGATAAATGGCCtggtattttctgaaattttaagacTACTTTCtgatataaacatattttcatcTCTTGCTCCTATCCTAACATAAACAATGTGCTTTTATTCTTAAGTTGtcagcaaataataataaatcaataagcaaaactaaaatattcacttttgACATTGTAAGAGAAACAGATTCTTGTAGGTAGATCATATAAATCAAGAATTAAGTGCATATCTGTACACTTAACTGTTTGCAGTGACACCCCATCAAGTAATCTTCCCTCAAAACTTAATTTTGACCTAAGGAGTGAATGATGTCACTTTCCAAAAGCTAGGACATAGGGTTTCTTCcaattttagcttttttcttcCTAGTATTAGAATTTAGTGAATTTTCTATGTGATACCAAACAGTGGGGTGAAGGTTTGGAAATTCAGTCAATGAGATATTTCAGAATATCTGAATATAGGGCATTATGTAGGTCCTATGTTGAAATGGTTTTCTATGTTGTCCTCTTTCTATCCAGAAATTTGGATTTCCACGTAAGTCCTTTTCTTAGACTATCtgtatagaaaatatatagagtAACAGTTAACTTATAAACAAAGTTTAACAATGATTACAGTGCCTAGATCCTTTGAAATTCCCTAATGAAAGTGActaattcaatataaaatacccttttaatttgaaaataaaacacacataaacacacatacactgactTTCAACATGTGTTTGATAGAAAGTGATTCCAGTTGTCTCTCTTCAGGTAGCGGCAGACATTATCAGATATAGAACCAGAACAAACATAGCCATTGCAGAATATTAGTACTGGAGACCATACCCATCACTGAAATCTCTTCAAATCCTTTTTCGAAAGTAGGCAGAGAATCTTCAATGAAATACTAACCTGTATcatttctgttttgaaatatagTCATGGCTTCAAGATTTAATGCACATACACCCCTCATGAAAGCTTTTTTCATGGAATCTTCAAAGTGCTCTTTTTCATGTTGCATTCTTTGAATTTCAGCTTTTGCATTTTCCAAAGCTCCAGTtaactaaaataagaataaaagaaaaaaaagaaaacaatttgagaTGCAAAGAGGAATATTACTGAAAAACAGACTTATATTGTGAGGTTATTCTTacgtgaaatattaaaaatagtttcccTGCTGTGTgcctcaatttattttaaaaggtgtaTCTTACCTTTCTCTCCATcaaaaaaccatttttattcCTAACCATAAAATCAAAGCTTAAACAAGGGGAATTTCCTATCAGTCCCATTAAAGATTGCTGATGTGTTTTCATTATACAAAAAGATACGTTACTTCTTACCATAAAACTTGTATGTAGGGTATTAAACAAAACATATTAAGAGCCATATCCTTTCcccttcatgaaaaaaaaaaaataaccaaatgccTGCAAtattaacagaatttttaaaaactaaatgttatttatagaatttaaagtgcaaataatagatgctggtgcagatgcagagagaaaggaatgcttctacactgttggtgggactgtaaattagtacaacctctatggaaaacactacggagacatctcaaagaactaaaagtagacctaccatttgatccagcaatcccactactaggtatttacccaaaggaaaagaagtcattttatcaaaaagacacctgcactcaaatgtttattgcagcacaatttacaattgcacaGATgcggaatcaacccaagtgcccatcaattcatgagtggattaacaaatgtggtatttgtacaccatggaatactactcagccaccaagaaggatgacttaatgccttttgcaacaatttggatggaactggagaccattatccaaagtgaagtttaaatatctaaagaatgcaaaaacaaataccacatgtactcactattaaattggcaATAACGAttagcacacatgtgcatagagggaagcaAAACTCAACGGATCGGAAATCAAGCAGTAGGAAGGGGGGAGTGGGAGATGAGTGaaaacctacttaatgggtacaatgaacactatctgggtgacacaCTTACAACCataactcaagcattataaaagtgatccatgtaaccaaaactatttgtacccctgtaatactttgatataaaataaataactacatACATattagaggcaaaaaaaaaaaatttcaagtgcAGAACAACATTATATGTAATACACTTTTCCACAGACCAAAGCTAAAGggactatatattttttgcatgtCATTTTGAGTTGCAGAAAATTATTACGAAATTTAATATTAAGAATTTAgtactcggccgggcgcggtggctcacgcctgtaatcctagcactctgggaggctgaggtgggcggatcgtttgagctcagaagttcaagaccagcctgagcaagagcgagaccccatctctactaaaaatagaaagaaattatatggacagctaaaaatatatatagaaaaaaaaattagccgggcatggtggtgcatgcctgtagtcccagctactcgggaggctgagacaggaggatcgcttgagctcaggagtttgaggttgctgtgagctaggctaacgccacggcactcactctagcctgggcaacagagtgagactctgtctcaaaaaaaaaaaaaaaaaaaaaaagaatttagtactataacaatgaaatttttttccttttgatatttgACTTTAAGAGGCCTATTGCATTCTTCagaatggtttttatttcattttgggtCCCAAATTGTTTTCCCatggaaaaatgttaattttattattaaatgtcaatgggaaaataatttcaagttACATACAACTGCTTTATATCAACCTtataagaacatattttatttaaattcacatGAGGataaacatttttggtttttgtctttattcttagCTACATAAGAACCAAAAGAGaagtttaattataaattaatagtCTACCTATATTTTTTACtgtattaaaaaaagtaaaaatttaaaaaaagtttaccaTAGCAACTTTGGTTTCATAATCGTTGGAAATCTGGACACAAACTTCTTCAGCTCTTGCTTGACAAGCTCGTTCCACCACATCTTTCCACTGCTTTTGTACTATGGAGCGCCAGCCTTTCCAGACTTTCTTCAGTAAAGTTCTCTGGAAGTACTGGTCAGCTAGTTTACCTTCATAAACCTAAATGAAAGTAATATGCAACCTCAAAAACACAGTTGACTGAAATATATtggtagtaatagtaataaacaTAACATGATGGTAGGTGTACATACATTATCATTTAATCCTATATAATCATATTATTCTCATCTTGCACACAGGCGaacaggcttagagaggttaagtaacctgtctAGGTAATACAAGTAGGAAGGGTAAAGCCAGACTGCCTGACTGTAGAGCCTGAGCTCTTATCCATTACATCATTGCTTTATGTAGCTAATCAAGTTAGgggtaaaaaggaaaaagctaaATAACAGAAAATGAGTAAATTGTCACCTGCCATCCTAGCGATGAATCTACATGACCTTTTAGGAGACGGCAGAACCAGAAGAATAAACAGAGAGTGGCTGGAAGGCAAAAAAGCTGGTAGCTCTGGCTTTAGATGACACTGCTTTCTCTTTGGCTTGGTGGCCACTAGCATGAGTAAGATTAATTTAATTTACACACCTTGCCATCATATATAATACAAAACTGatccaaataggaaaaaatgctatttttattttattgatgaatttaaattcttttgaaaaagtaGTTCCAATTctcaattttcttaaatttgaaaaactATCCAAAAGTGATGGCAGTTCCAACTATTCcagctaacatttaaaaataaatatgtatcctCATTATGTCACATGAcaactttcaaaataaagcaTAAATACTCATTTTTAACAGCTCATTTCAGTATGATTAATGTGGATTTAATATAttggaattaattaaaaaatgaaaacactagaaagtattcttaaaggagaAATCCTACTCCACAATGCAGGTTGAGCATTGCCTAttccaaaaatccaaaactttgaGTGCTGATccgatgccacaagtggaaaattccatacaTACCTAAtcaacacaaactttgtttcatgaacaaaattactgaaaatatcATATGCAATTACCTTCGACTATATGTACAAAGTGTGTATGAAATactataaatgaatttcatgctTGGATTTGGGTCCTATCCTTAAGATTTcacattatgtatatgcaaaaaaatttaaaacagtctgaaatccaaaacacttgtGGTCCcaagcattagggatagggataccCAACCTGTAATAGccttttccttaaatactaaTCTCTTGGAAGCTAAATGCACAGAGATTACTCTATGACTcacataaatatacattaaaaaatatatatattcatctcCTATACTTGTGGGTCTGTATACTATCTCTTCTtgtgggatatatatatatatgtatatgtatatatttctttctcagtTCACTATTTACTCTGATATATTGACTCAGCTCttatttagttaaaataaaagcTGTTCAAATTTAAATGATATACTACAAActaaggataatttttaaaaaactctacgGGCATGGCTTTCTTTGATTCTTACTCTAAGACAATTCTATACAACAGACATTTGcactatttttaatgtataaagtgCATTTAAACCTCTTTATGAAGAGATTTTATTCaggtattttaaaagtagaaacaataCAGGAAGCATATGATATGTCTAAGATTATACATTCTTTCTCCACATAACCACATCTGAGGCCACATTTGTTAAAAGCGTTCCATTACCAGGGCATTTCTAATTTAGGTACAATCCTTATTAATCTACCATGAAGcagcaaattatatatatatatatatatatatatatatatacacacacacacacacacatatatatacacatacacacacacaccttataatatatatcatatgtcTATGAAATCTAAGAGGTACTTTTTCCAAACTATACTTAGTAGCAAACAAATCTTTCTTTGACTTTAACAAGAGTTCTAATAAGTGGTCCTAAACACTTTTGAGTTCAGAAGTTTAATATCCATCAgtggtcttttttttaatttttaaatttttattatttttaaaaattttttttccatgcccccgagttttctctttttttcacttaCGTCCTGTCTGGATTTGACATGGCCAATTCGCCAGTGGAAGAATGTTCTCATCAactctgtcttttccttctgcttgccTATGGCATGAGACAAGCTAGAAATCACCTGTGAACAGCAATTAACCCAATTATTGTGATATTACAATAATAGCAATTGGTAGAGTGATTTTCTTATATCAAAAAAATGCTAAATAGAATAACAATATAGATCACTGCTATATTGATCCAGTTAACCTCATTATTATCTTTCAAAAGACCAATAAACTTCCCCATATGAATACACTAAGTATCAACTAATGAAggggaacaaaagaagaaagcaatcTCCATTATGTTTGTATCTTGGTAATCACTAGTAAAAAGTTTATGgtatatgaaaattaatatagTCATTGACATTTAATTCAGGAAAAACAATTATATGTTTGAAAGTTTTGCTACATATACAGTCTTTATTTGCTAGACTTGAGGGCAAGGGTCCAggttttaaatatctttctagTCCCTACCTTGGATATAGAAGTTCCTCAATATTGTTTAATGATTTTCTGTATTAAACAAACTTATAAAAGCAAATAATGGTCATATTCTGATGCACTCTCTCAGTGATATTATTATtcttgctcttaaaaaaatttgaaaggctTTTAAATGCTAAGATAATATTCTCTCTCATAAAGAACTGAATAACTGAAATATACTTCTAAAAATGGCCACAGTAAAGAGAGATTTTGTAAATCAGGCACATTTAAAgagacatttatttctgttcttccttaaataatttcaaaagagtAAAAGGGTACACATTCTACAACATTGGTACTATTCTATTTATTAAGCTGGATGGTGGTGCATGGCTAttcactttattcattttcataaacAGAACATACAATACCTATACTCTTTTTGTGTtgatacttcaaaataaaaaagttaaatttgatatattttaaaaaccttagaACTGAATGTTGAGTATAACAGATTGACTGACATTAGTATCCATTGTTTCAAAAAAGCAAACtacataaaatgttcaattttatattatatccTACAAAACCAAAAGATatccatatatttaaaaaccccaaaaactTTTAGTTCATTAAAACACTTGAATGGTGCTTCTGCAGAAAAGCAGCTGCCTACCCCAAGTCCTTCTCCTCTGAAAGTCACCACCCTCCTATCCATAAATGGATGtaggggctgggtgcaggggaaACAGATTTGTTGCCCATCTGCTTTGTTCCAGGAGCTATCAGGAGGCAAAAAATTAGCACAGACCTCAACCTTACCCTCAAGTTTTTAAGAAgctaacagaaaatgaaataagaggtGTTCTCtgtttttatcaataaaatgaagaaagactTCATCAATGAATAAAGACATAGACAGAATTTGAGATACTtaaagccaggtgtggtagtgtgtgcctgtagtcccagttactggggaagctgaggtgggaggattgcttgagcccattagttcgaggctgcagtgtgctatcacatctgtgaatagccactgctctccagcctgggcaacacagagagaacttggctcaaaagaaaaaaaaaaaatttgagatgcTTAAAATGATGCCTAAAAGGATGGTTTAAAATGTGGATAATGCTGGTTCTTTGATGTTCTCTTAAGGGCAGTTAGGaagaaaagattagaaataaaaaactagTATACTTACAATTATcatatactctttaaaaaatattatttcaaatagaCAAATCATAgctgtatacatttatggggtataaAGTGATGTTTTGATTTATGTATACAAAGCATACACTCAATAATCATTAGTTCTTGGAATTTATTGCCTAGCAAGACATTTACTGAATCTcagttaaaaaaagatatataaaagaaGACCTCATCTTTTCTCCCAATGGAGATTTCAAAGGCTTTTTGCAGCTCCTTCAATTCGTTAATCTGGTTGCACAGTTGTTTTGAATGTGctgcatgtttttctttctcttttttcatttccattcggTGCCAGTCAATAAAATTAAGTTTCCATTTACTTAGTTCAGATATGACATTTGTCTGAAAAATAAGTATACTGACAATTAAGTATTTTGTTCCGTAACATCACTtcttaaaactacaatgaaattaggaaacattaaaaaataatcagaataagCAATCAACACAAGagctattaattttttcatattttaagtaattttctatGAAATcttgctgttattttaaaaaaaacttcaggcCCCATTCACTAAGTCCCTTTGTTTATTCAAGGACTTAATGTCCATATGAATATGGATCgaggaaaaaggaaacacaggATTATAGCCTAGGCTGAGCTATATGACCAGGCAGTTATAGACAGCAGGGAGTTGATCCTTTCTTCCCCAAACCATTTATCGCAGCATTCACCTTACATCAAATTGCTAAGTCTTTTCAACCTGCTGAGTGACCTaagtaaaaatatcaaataagcaTGTGTTATCAAAAAAACCTGGATATAAAACATGGTTAACTGAACACAGAACAGTTTAAGTGGTTTGAGGT
This portion of the Eulemur rufifrons isolate Redbay chromosome 17, OSU_ERuf_1, whole genome shotgun sequence genome encodes:
- the POC5 gene encoding centrosomal protein POC5, whose protein sequence is MTSDEEKYSLPVVQNESDRGSSVSSDLQEEYEELLRYAIVTPNIESSASQSSHPRGEVVPDVRIPTAIDDILHSQGDNPLLRETAMEVGKGCDFNISSHPKTDGSSPVLSPRKPSHPVMDFFSSHLLDDSSSPATNSSLTDGHEIIVSDFLVSDENLQKMENVLDLWSSGLKTNVISELSKWKLNFIDWHRMEMKKEKEKHAAHSKQLCNQINELKELQKAFEISIGRKDEVISSLSHAIGKQKEKTELMRTFFHWRIGHVKSRQDVYEGKLADQYFQRTLLKKVWKGWRSIVQKQWKDVVERACQARAEEVCVQISNDYETKVAMLTGALENAKAEIQRMQHEKEHFEDSMKKAFMRGVCALNLEAMTIFQNRNDTGIDSINNKKEEYGPGVQGKELPVHLDPSAPQIPVVVASPLLPSPPAVASATTVPSAASMTSAGATSASSVHVPVSLLGAGSAATAAPEEMYVPRVVTSAQQKAGRTITARITGRCDFASKNRISSSLAIMGVSPPMSSVVVEKHHPVTMQTIPQATAAKYPRTIHPESSTSASRSLGTRSAHTQSLTSVQSIKVVD